In Aegilops tauschii subsp. strangulata cultivar AL8/78 chromosome 3, Aet v6.0, whole genome shotgun sequence, one genomic interval encodes:
- the LOC109780471 gene encoding chitinase CLP, with translation MSFANLAFSPQPDLLAPMAAEMRQPKPLHFLLLLATASLCALARTVKAAGGGGMPLVTAITKDAATSLYTAPLRDNRPLVLDLSGPIVWTTCDGPSHDTLDCSSHACMRAHRFQPPNCPQTGYGEPDARNRCKCTAQPHNPVSGDTASGDVTRVTLSANATDGKNPLYEVSFTAVASCAPGSLLAKLPAGAAGVAGLARSDLALQAQVADTQKVGSKFALCLPSAGSGAGVAIFGGGPLFLLPPGRTDVNATLAGYTPLRKHGESPGYYISADKGIAVNQARLQLGDGYGAPLVLGLCSTIPYTALRPDVYRAFIKAFDAATAERARITPAVAPFELCYNSTQLGSTRLGYAVPQIDLMLEGGRNWTVFGGNSMVQVSADTACLAFVEMKQGEADKQGESPAAVIGGFQMENNLLVFDEEKQRLGFSSLLWGRQTTCSNFNFTMAA, from the coding sequence ATGAGCTTTGCAAATCTAGCATTCTCGCCGCAACCTGACCTGCTCGCACCAATGGCAGCCGAAATGCGGCAACCCAAACCCCTccacttcctcctcctcctcgccaccGCCTCGCTCTGCGCGCTGGCGCGCACGGTGAaggcggcaggcggcggcggcatgCCGCTGGTCACGGCGATCACCAAGGACGCGGCCACCTCGCTCTACACCGCACCGCTCAGGGACAACCGCCCGCTCGTCCTCGACCTCTCCGGCCCCATCGTCTGGACCACCTGCGACGGGCCCTCCCATGACACGCTCGACTGCAGCAGCCACGCCTGCATGCGCGCGCACCGGTTCCAGCCGCCCAACTGCCCGCAGACCGGCTACGGCGAGCCCGACGCCCGCAACCGCTGCAAGTGCACCGCGCAGCCGCACAACCCCGTCTCCGGCGACACTGCGTCGGGGGACGTGACGCGCGTCACGCTCTCCGCCAACGCCACCGACGGGAAGAACCCTCTGTATGAGGTGTCGTTCACCGCCGTGGCATCCTGCGCGCCGGGCTCGCTCCTGGCGAAGCTGCCGGCGGGGGCGGCCGGCGTCGCAGGGCTCGCGCGCTCGGACCTCGCGCTCCAGGCGCAGGTCGCGGACACGCAGAAGGTCGGTAGCAAGTTCGCGCTCTGCCTCCCGAGCGCCGGCTCCGGCGCCGGCGTGGCCATCTTCGGCGGTGGCCCGCTCTTCCTCCTCCCGCCGGGCCGGACAGACGTCAACGCGACCCTGGCAGGGTACACGCCGCTGCGCAAGCACGGCGAGTCCCCCGGGTACTACATCTCGGCCGACAAGGGCATCGCCGTGAACCAGGCCCGGCTGCAGCTCGGCGACGGGTACGGCGCGCCGTTGGTTCTCGGGCTGTGCTCCACGATCCCGTACACGGCGCTCCGGCCAGACGTGTACCGTGCGTTCATCAAGGCGTTCGATGCGGCCACGGCGGAGAGGGCGAGGATCACGCCGGCGGTGGCACCGTTCGAGCTGTGCTACAACTCGACGCAGCTGGGGTCGACGCGGCTGGGCTACGCCGTGCCGCAGATCGACCTGATGCTGGAGGGCGGCAGGAACTGGACGGTGTTCGGCGGCAACTCCATGGTGCAGGTGAGCGCCGACACGGCGTGCCTCGCCTTCGTGGAGATGAAGCAGGGGGAGGCGGACAAGCAGGGCGAGTCGCCGGCGGCGGTGATCGGAGGGTTCCAGATGGAGAACAACCTGCTGGTGTTCGACGAGGAGAAGCAGCGGCTCGGCTTCAGCTCTCTGCTCTGGGGCAGGCAGACGACGTGCAGTAACTTCAATTTTACCATGGCTGCCTAG